In Fusobacterium canifelinum, a genomic segment contains:
- a CDS encoding OmpA family protein → MKNKKIIASCMLALSLVGCTGLEAGNGAYTAGGAAGGAALGAIAGQVIGKDTKGTLIGAAVGSLLGMGWGAYRDNQERELKAKLQGTQAEVRKDGNALVINLPGGVTFASDSANITSSFYSALNGIAQSLNNYPETRIQVNGYTDNTGKDAHNQELSQRRANAVAQYLIAQGVSSSRIVANGFGSSNPIASNSTPEGRLQNRRVEIKILPAQ, encoded by the coding sequence ATGAAAAATAAAAAAATAATTGCAAGTTGTATGCTAGCTTTATCATTAGTTGGTTGTACAGGTTTAGAAGCAGGTAATGGTGCTTACACTGCTGGTGGAGCTGCTGGTGGAGCTGCACTTGGAGCTATTGCAGGTCAAGTAATTGGAAAAGATACAAAAGGAACTTTAATCGGAGCTGCTGTTGGTTCTCTACTAGGAATGGGTTGGGGAGCTTACAGAGATAACCAAGAAAGAGAATTAAAAGCTAAACTTCAAGGTACACAAGCAGAAGTTAGAAAAGATGGAAATGCTTTAGTAATAAATCTTCCAGGAGGAGTTACTTTCGCAAGTGACAGTGCTAATATAACATCTAGTTTCTATTCAGCACTTAATGGAATTGCTCAATCTCTAAATAATTATCCTGAAACTAGAATACAAGTAAATGGATATACAGATAATACTGGTAAAGATGCTCATAACCAAGAATTATCTCAAAGAAGAGCAAATGCAGTTGCACAATATCTTATAGCACAAGGTGTTTCATCTAGTAGAATAGTTGCTAATGGTTTTGGAAGCTCAAATCCTATTGCATCTAATTCAACACCAGAAGGAAGATTACAAAATAGAAGAGTTGAAATAAAAATATTACCAGCTCAATAG
- a CDS encoding TRAP transporter large permease translates to MEALYPVIILFVLFFLNIPIAFALMGSALFYFIFLNTTMSMDMVIQQFVTSVESFPYLAVPFFIMVGSVMNYSGISEELMNMAEVLAGHMKGGLAQVNCLLSAMMGGISGSANADAAMESKILVPEMIKKGFSKEFSAAVTAASSAVSPVIPPGTNLILYALIANVPVGDMFLAGYTPGILMTLSMMITVYIISKKRGYNPSRERMARPVEIIKQAIKSIWALAIPFGIIMGMRIGIFTPTEAGGVAVFFCFLVGFFVYRKLKLHHIPIILMETVKSTGAVMIIIASAKVFGYYMTLERIPQFITNSLMNFTDNKLVLLMVINLLLLFVGMFIEGGAALVILAPLLVPAVKALGVDPLHFGVIFIVNIMIGGLTPPFGSMMFTVCSIVGVRLEEFIKEVWPFILALFIVLILVTYSESIALFIPNLLR, encoded by the coding sequence ATGGAAGCTTTATACCCAGTAATTATATTATTTGTATTATTCTTTTTAAACATCCCAATAGCTTTTGCACTAATGGGATCAGCATTATTTTATTTTATATTTTTAAATACAACTATGTCTATGGATATGGTTATACAACAATTTGTAACATCAGTAGAATCTTTCCCTTATTTAGCAGTACCATTTTTTATAATGGTAGGTTCTGTAATGAACTATTCTGGAATAAGTGAAGAATTAATGAATATGGCAGAAGTTCTAGCAGGACATATGAAAGGTGGACTTGCACAAGTAAACTGTTTATTAAGTGCTATGATGGGAGGAATTTCTGGTTCTGCAAATGCTGACGCTGCTATGGAATCAAAAATATTAGTACCTGAAATGATAAAAAAAGGATTCTCAAAAGAATTCTCAGCAGCAGTTACAGCAGCTTCATCTGCTGTTAGTCCAGTTATACCACCAGGAACAAACTTAATTCTTTATGCTTTAATAGCAAATGTCCCTGTTGGAGATATGTTTTTAGCAGGATATACACCAGGTATTTTAATGACACTTTCAATGATGATAACTGTTTATATAATTTCTAAAAAGAGAGGTTACAATCCATCAAGAGAAAGAATGGCAAGACCTGTTGAAATAATAAAACAAGCGATAAAATCAATTTGGGCTTTAGCAATTCCTTTTGGAATTATAATGGGAATGAGAATTGGAATATTCACTCCAACAGAAGCAGGAGGAGTTGCAGTATTTTTCTGTTTTTTAGTTGGTTTCTTTGTTTATAGAAAATTAAAACTTCATCATATTCCTATAATTTTAATGGAAACTGTAAAAAGTACAGGAGCAGTTATGATAATAATTGCTTCAGCAAAAGTTTTTGGTTATTATATGACACTTGAAAGAATACCTCAATTTATAACTAATTCTTTGATGAATTTCACTGATAATAAATTAGTATTATTAATGGTTATAAATTTACTTCTATTATTTGTTGGAATGTTTATAGAAGGAGGAGCTGCACTTGTTATTCTTGCTCCACTTTTAGTACCAGCAGTAAAAGCATTAGGGGTAGATCCATTACATTTTGGGGTAATATTTATAGTTAATATAATGATAGGGGGGTTAACTCCACCATTTGGTTCAATGATGTTTACAGTATGTTCTATTGTCGGTGTACGCTTAGAAGAATTTATAAAAGAAGTATGGCCATTTATACTTGCTCTTTTTATTGTTTTAATTTTAGTGACATACTCAGAATCAATAGCATTATTTATACCAAATTTATTAAGATAA
- a CDS encoding sirohydrochlorin cobaltochelatase, protein MSKKALFMVHFGTTHNDTRELTIDKMNKKFADEFKDYVQFTAYTSRIVLKRLKDRGEIFNTPIRVLNSLADQGYDELLVQTSHVIPGIEYENLVREVNSFSNKFKSVKIGKPLLYYIDDYKKCVEALADEYVPKNKKEALVLVCHGTDSPLATSYAMIEYVFDEYGYDNVFVVCTKAYPLMDTLLKKLRKNGIEEVRLAPFMFVAGDHAKNDMAIRYKEELEENGFKVNQVILKGLGEFDAIQKIFLDHLKSAIEKDDEDIADFKKEYTEKYL, encoded by the coding sequence ATGTCAAAAAAAGCATTATTTATGGTACATTTTGGAACTACTCATAATGATACAAGAGAACTTACAATAGATAAAATGAATAAAAAATTTGCAGATGAATTCAAAGATTATGTTCAATTTACTGCATATACTTCAAGAATAGTTTTAAAAAGATTAAAAGATAGAGGAGAAATTTTTAATACTCCAATTAGAGTATTAAATTCTTTAGCAGATCAAGGATATGATGAGTTACTTGTACAAACTTCTCATGTTATTCCAGGAATAGAGTATGAAAACTTAGTGAGAGAAGTAAATTCTTTTTCTAATAAATTTAAAAGTGTAAAAATAGGAAAACCACTTTTATATTATATTGATGACTATAAGAAATGTGTTGAAGCATTGGCTGATGAATATGTTCCAAAAAATAAAAAAGAGGCACTTGTTTTAGTTTGTCATGGAACAGATTCACCTCTTGCTACTAGCTATGCCATGATAGAATATGTTTTTGATGAATATGGATATGATAATGTTTTTGTAGTTTGTACAAAAGCTTATCCACTGATGGATACTTTATTAAAAAAATTAAGAAAAAATGGTATTGAAGAAGTTAGACTTGCTCCATTTATGTTTGTAGCAGGAGATCATGCAAAAAATGATATGGCTATAAGGTATAAGGAAGAACTTGAAGAAAATGGCTTTAAAGTAAACCAAGTAATTTTAAAAGGATTAGGAGAATTTGATGCAATTCAAAAAATCTTTTTAGACCATTTAAAATCTGCTATTGAAAAAGATGATGAAGATATTGCTGATTTTAAAAAAGAATATACTGAAAAATATCTATAA
- a CDS encoding ArnT family glycosyltransferase, producing the protein MFSTKRKDIFVLTILSFFALLSLVWIREIDSSEARNLISAREILQNSNWWTPTLNGHFYFENPPLPIWITAFIMMITRSHSEIILRLPNMLCCIFTVLFLYRSMIKIKKDRLFAFLCSFVLLSTFMFIKLGAENTWDIYTYSFAFCAAIAFYVYIKYGEKKNLYRMGILLTLSFLSKGPVGFYSLFIPFFLAHYIIFPKELFRRKTLSVIFSILISVAISSIWGISMYLNHGNYFLDVVKDQILAWSTKHSRSFIFYTDFIVYMGSWLFFSIYVLFKIPKEKENKIFYLWTILILIFISLIEMKKKKYGLPLYLTSSITIGQLCIYYFRKPYLELKKREKTLLIIQQIFLIVVVIGSLAFLTYFGFVKKEISFGLFFLYTVLHLLFLFLFAVGYTEISYAKRVIIFTGLTMLLVNFSSSWILESKFMQNNLLRFRIPISQEVLENPAPIYSLAFDIEDVWKLGKEIKLLNKNIPDERIIFFLGKNEPKDLLKTYEIKKVYDYQKVTHDMERLYLLEKIY; encoded by the coding sequence ATGTTTTCAACTAAAAGAAAAGATATTTTTGTCTTAACTATTCTTTCTTTTTTTGCTCTTTTATCACTTGTTTGGATAAGAGAAATAGATAGTTCAGAAGCAAGAAACCTTATATCAGCCCGTGAAATTTTACAAAACTCTAATTGGTGGACACCTACCTTGAATGGACATTTTTATTTTGAAAATCCTCCCTTACCTATTTGGATAACTGCTTTTATAATGATGATAACTCGCTCTCATTCAGAGATTATTTTAAGATTACCAAATATGTTATGTTGTATTTTTACAGTTTTATTCTTATACAGAAGTATGATTAAAATCAAAAAAGATAGATTATTCGCTTTTTTATGTTCTTTTGTACTATTAAGTACTTTTATGTTTATCAAGTTAGGAGCTGAGAATACTTGGGATATTTACACTTATTCTTTTGCTTTCTGTGCAGCAATAGCTTTTTATGTGTATATAAAATATGGTGAGAAAAAAAATCTATACAGAATGGGAATTTTATTAACATTATCATTTTTAAGTAAAGGTCCTGTTGGATTTTATTCATTGTTTATTCCTTTTTTTCTTGCACATTATATTATTTTTCCTAAAGAATTATTTAGAAGAAAAACTTTATCTGTCATTTTCTCTATACTTATATCTGTTGCTATTTCTTCTATTTGGGGAATTTCAATGTATTTAAATCATGGAAATTACTTCTTAGATGTTGTGAAAGACCAAATTTTAGCTTGGTCAACAAAACATAGTCGTAGTTTTATATTCTATACAGATTTTATTGTTTATATGGGTTCTTGGTTATTCTTTTCTATCTATGTTCTATTCAAAATTCCTAAAGAAAAAGAAAATAAAATTTTTTATCTTTGGACTATATTAATTTTAATATTTATATCACTGATTGAAATGAAGAAGAAAAAATATGGTTTACCACTATATTTAACCTCATCAATAACTATTGGGCAACTCTGTATATATTATTTTAGAAAACCTTATCTTGAATTAAAGAAAAGGGAAAAAACTTTACTTATAATACAACAAATCTTTTTAATAGTTGTGGTAATAGGAAGTTTAGCATTTTTAACTTATTTTGGCTTTGTAAAAAAAGAAATTTCATTTGGTTTATTTTTCCTATATACAGTTTTACACCTTCTATTTTTATTCTTGTTTGCAGTGGGATATACAGAAATTAGCTATGCTAAAAGAGTTATTATTTTTACTGGGTTAACAATGTTACTTGTAAATTTTAGTTCTTCATGGATACTTGAAAGTAAATTTATGCAAAATAATTTATTAAGATTTAGAATTCCCATTAGTCAAGAAGTTTTAGAAAATCCTGCACCTATATATTCATTAGCTTTTGATATAGAAGATGTTTGGAAACTAGGTAAGGAAATCAAATTATTAAATAAAAATATTCCTGATGAAAGGATAATCTTTTTCTTAGGAAAAAATGAACCAAAAGACTTATTAAAAACTTATGAAATTAAAAAAGTTTATGATTATCAAAAAGTAACTCATGATATGGAAAGATTATATTTATTAGAAAAAATATACTAA
- a CDS encoding HAD-IIA family hydrolase — protein sequence MEKLENIKCYLLDMDGTIYLGNELIDGAKEFLEKLKEKNIRYILLTNNSSKNKDRYVEKLNKLGIEAHREDVFSSGEATTIYLNKKKKGAKIFLLGTKDLEDEFEKSGFELVKERNKNIDFVVLGFDTTLTYEKLWIACEYIANGVEYIATHPDFNCPLENGKFMPDAGAMMAFIKASTGKEPTVIGKPNKHIIDAIIEKYDLKKSELAMVGDRLYTDIRTGIDNGLTSILVMSGETDKKMLEDTIYKPDYIFDSVKELKEKIE from the coding sequence ATGGAAAAATTAGAAAATATTAAATGTTACTTACTTGATATGGATGGGACTATTTATTTAGGAAATGAATTAATAGATGGAGCAAAAGAGTTTTTAGAAAAATTAAAAGAAAAAAATATAAGATATATACTTTTAACAAATAATTCTTCAAAAAATAAAGATAGATATGTTGAAAAATTAAATAAATTAGGAATAGAAGCTCATAGAGAAGATGTATTTAGCTCAGGTGAAGCAACTACAATTTATTTAAATAAAAAGAAAAAAGGAGCGAAAATATTTTTATTAGGAACTAAGGATTTAGAAGATGAATTTGAAAAATCTGGATTTGAATTGGTAAAAGAAAGAAATAAAAATATAGATTTTGTAGTTTTAGGTTTTGATACTACTTTAACTTATGAAAAATTATGGATAGCATGTGAATATATAGCAAATGGAGTAGAATACATAGCAACTCACCCAGATTTTAACTGCCCTTTAGAAAATGGAAAATTCATGCCTGATGCTGGAGCAATGATGGCATTTATAAAAGCATCAACTGGGAAAGAACCAACAGTTATAGGAAAACCTAATAAACATATTATAGATGCAATTATAGAAAAATATGATTTAAAAAAATCTGAACTTGCAATGGTGGGAGACAGACTATACACTGATATTAGAACTGGAATAGATAATGGCTTGACTTCTATTTTAGTTATGAGTGGTGAAACTGATAAGAAAATGTTAGAAGATACTATTTATAAACCAGATTATATTTTTGATTCTGTAAAAGAATTAAAAGAAAAAATAGAATAA
- a CDS encoding transposase, which yields MQKLSIQLSLPSIFSDINNSFVSNKSNLLFLLEKHINFDSFIPLSFRYAFYSHMGRNHIYHLDSFIRALVFQKLLAINSDTLLVNILKLSPELCDFCRFRKVPDPSQFSRFRKNYAPFIFEMFNKVVDITEPICREIDKKKADYLIYDTTGFEPYVAENNPKFFNAKLKQAKKFSKTNDSNPYIAVYSTLPSSSSTNSEARQQYINSHFCYALKAGIVTNGLGIIRHISFFDNEFRKKHPYISTQKSDNPDIDKEISDSKSLKPVLSDFFDLHPTISFKTFLGDSAFDSYDNYSLLRNIFHFDRICTPINPRNSKSDSNSSDIPACPIDNTPFTFLGKSGGKNRSVRYKWVCYKCVPKGSSRTCICETPCTDSKYGKCAYTYPDKDFRTCPGIQRDTEHWNNLYKHRVLVERTINLIKDSFAVETRKSWNTTTTKVDVYFAGITQLIGVLLAKALHRFKDVKSIKRLIA from the coding sequence ATGCAAAAATTATCTATTCAATTATCTTTACCTTCTATATTTTCTGATATTAATAATTCTTTTGTTTCTAATAAATCTAATCTTCTTTTTTTACTTGAAAAACATATTAATTTTGATTCTTTTATCCCTCTTTCTTTTCGTTACGCTTTTTATTCGCATATGGGTAGAAATCATATTTATCATTTGGATAGCTTCATCCGTGCTCTTGTTTTTCAAAAGCTTTTAGCTATTAATTCTGATACTCTTTTAGTTAATATTTTAAAACTTTCACCTGAGCTTTGCGATTTCTGTCGTTTTCGTAAAGTCCCTGATCCTTCTCAATTTTCTAGATTCAGAAAAAATTATGCTCCTTTTATTTTTGAGATGTTCAATAAAGTTGTCGATATCACTGAGCCTATTTGTCGCGAAATTGACAAAAAGAAAGCTGATTATCTTATCTATGACACTACTGGTTTTGAACCTTATGTCGCTGAAAACAATCCTAAATTTTTTAATGCTAAACTTAAACAAGCTAAAAAATTTTCTAAAACTAATGATTCTAATCCTTATATTGCTGTTTATTCTACACTTCCTAGTTCATCTAGTACTAATTCTGAAGCTCGTCAGCAATACATTAATAGTCATTTTTGTTATGCTCTAAAAGCTGGTATTGTAACTAATGGATTAGGAATTATTCGTCATATTAGCTTTTTTGATAATGAATTTAGAAAAAAGCACCCTTATATTTCTACTCAAAAGTCTGATAATCCAGATATTGATAAAGAAATTTCAGATTCTAAATCATTAAAGCCAGTACTTAGCGATTTTTTTGATTTACATCCTACAATTAGTTTTAAAACTTTTTTAGGGGATTCAGCATTTGACTCTTATGATAATTATTCTCTGCTAAGAAATATTTTTCATTTTGATAGAATTTGTACTCCAATTAATCCTAGAAACTCTAAATCTGATTCAAATTCTTCAGATATTCCAGCATGTCCAATAGACAATACACCTTTTACTTTTCTTGGTAAATCAGGTGGTAAGAATCGCTCAGTAAGATACAAATGGGTTTGCTACAAATGTGTTCCAAAAGGAAGTAGCCGAACTTGTATTTGCGAAACTCCATGCACAGATTCAAAATATGGAAAATGTGCTTATACTTATCCAGATAAAGATTTTAGAACATGTCCAGGTATTCAGAGAGATACAGAACATTGGAATAATCTTTACAAACATAGAGTTCTAGTAGAAAGAACCATCAATTTGATAAAAGATTCATTTGCTGTAGAAACAAGAAAATCTTGGAATACAACTACAACAAAAGTAGATGTTTACTTTGCTGGAATAACACAATTAATAGGTGTACTTCTAGCAAAAGCATTACATAGATTTAAGGATGTAAAAAGTATCAAAAGATTAATCGCGTAA
- a CDS encoding sensor histidine kinase, translating to MKKISKELLKTYYWVIVLFAIFSIFIIVNFSVYLWKENQNDIKVIEEFIDYQMDELANKEDIDYVSKELFFKNILDKAPKIRDVYLEIFYNDKKYTKPPYLPDKEHNFLDYYSVTNFYQIEGFDEIKVKITRRNVRDRLLILNAFASFIFFLLFYLYIIVRIQKRFFDKFKNSLDNLKIFTQDYNLDSEIRIHNEENFIEFSILQKSFKNMLIRLKEQSQLQIDFVNNASHELKTPIFVIKGYVDMLNDWGKEDKEVLDESLIVLKKEIQNMQELTEKLLFLAKSRNLTIEKTNINLNDVLKEIIGNLSFAYPKQKINYSSAEIFIESEAALLKLLFKNLIENAIKYGNDKAINIELKRENKVKVIIEDFGVGISDKALPHIFERFYREDEARNREIKSYGLGLSIVKEIITLLNIDIQIESQIGKGTRITLLF from the coding sequence ATGAAAAAAATATCTAAGGAGTTATTGAAAACATATTATTGGGTTATTGTTTTATTTGCAATATTCTCTATTTTTATAATAGTAAATTTTTCAGTTTATTTATGGAAAGAAAATCAAAATGATATAAAAGTAATAGAAGAATTTATAGACTATCAAATGGATGAATTGGCAAATAAAGAAGATATTGATTATGTATCAAAAGAATTATTTTTTAAAAATATTTTAGATAAAGCACCAAAGATTCGTGATGTCTATTTAGAAATTTTTTATAATGATAAAAAATATACAAAACCTCCTTATTTACCAGATAAGGAGCATAATTTTTTAGATTATTATTCAGTTACAAATTTTTATCAAATAGAAGGCTTTGATGAAATAAAAGTAAAAATAACAAGAAGAAATGTTAGAGATAGATTGCTCATTTTAAATGCTTTTGCAAGTTTTATATTCTTTTTATTGTTCTATTTGTATATAATTGTTAGAATACAAAAAAGATTTTTTGATAAATTTAAAAATTCACTTGATAACTTAAAGATTTTTACACAGGATTATAATTTAGACTCTGAAATAAGAATACATAATGAGGAAAATTTTATAGAATTTAGTATTTTACAAAAATCTTTTAAAAACATGTTAATAAGACTTAAAGAGCAATCTCAATTACAAATTGATTTTGTTAATAATGCTTCTCATGAACTTAAAACCCCAATTTTTGTTATAAAAGGCTATGTTGATATGCTAAATGATTGGGGAAAAGAGGATAAAGAAGTTCTTGATGAGAGTTTAATTGTATTAAAAAAAGAAATTCAGAATATGCAGGAATTAACCGAAAAACTTTTATTTTTAGCTAAAAGTAGAAATTTAACTATAGAAAAGACTAATATAAATCTTAATGATGTTTTAAAAGAAATTATAGGTAATTTGAGTTTTGCTTATCCTAAACAAAAGATAAACTATAGTTCAGCTGAAATTTTTATAGAATCTGAGGCAGCACTTTTAAAACTATTATTTAAAAATTTGATAGAAAATGCAATAAAATATGGAAACGATAAAGCAATAAATATTGAATTGAAAAGGGAAAATAAAGTTAAAGTTATAATAGAAGATTTTGGAGTGGGAATATCAGACAAAGCATTACCTCATATTTTCGAGAGATTTTATAGAGAAGATGAAGCAAGAAACAGAGAAATTAAAAGTTATGGCTTAGGACTTTCTATTGTAAAAGAAATAATTACTTTACTTAATATTGATATCCAAATTGAAAGTCAAATTGGAAAGGGAACAAGAATTACACTTTTATTCTAA
- a CDS encoding TRAP transporter small permease yields the protein MKDFLKKFELYIGSIFISVTIIVVIINVFTRYFLKFTYFWSEEVAVGCFVWTIFLGTAAAYREKGLIGVEAIVVLLPEKIRNIVEFLTYILLTVLSGLMCVFSFTYVMSSSKITAALELSYGYINFSIVISFALMTIYSIFFTVESLKKAFLSKTN from the coding sequence ATGAAAGATTTTTTGAAAAAATTTGAATTGTATATAGGAAGTATTTTTATAAGTGTAACAATTATTGTTGTTATAATAAATGTCTTTACTAGATACTTCTTAAAATTCACATACTTTTGGTCAGAAGAAGTTGCAGTTGGTTGTTTTGTATGGACAATATTTTTAGGAACTGCTGCTGCATACAGAGAAAAAGGTTTAATTGGAGTTGAAGCCATTGTTGTTCTTTTACCTGAAAAAATTAGGAATATTGTAGAGTTTTTAACTTATATATTACTAACAGTATTAAGTGGATTAATGTGTGTATTTAGTTTTACATATGTAATGTCTTCTTCAAAAATAACAGCAGCTTTGGAACTTTCTTATGGTTATATAAATTTTTCAATAGTTATAAGTTTTGCACTTATGACAATATATTCAATATTTTTTACAGTAGAAAGTTTAAAAAAAGCATTTTTAAGTAAAACTAATTAA
- a CDS encoding response regulator transcription factor — protein sequence MNKILIIEDDKNIQRLLALELRHKNYSVDSAYDGEQGIDIFSKNSYDVVLLDLMLPKKSGKEVCQELRKLTDTPIIVITAKDSVLDKVELLDLGANDYICKPFAMEELLARIRVVTRNKENSNNKHFYLENEIKMDVSAKKVFLNEIEISLTKTEFLILEYFMKNKGLSCSREKIIVGVWGYDFDGEEKIVDVYINSLRKKIDPKSYYIHTIRGFGYIFQYKED from the coding sequence ATGAATAAAATTTTAATAATTGAAGATGATAAAAATATACAAAGACTTTTAGCATTAGAATTGAGACATAAAAATTATTCTGTTGATTCAGCTTATGATGGTGAACAAGGGATAGATATATTTTCTAAAAATTCTTATGATGTTGTTTTACTTGACTTGATGCTACCTAAAAAATCTGGAAAGGAAGTATGCCAAGAGTTAAGAAAATTAACCGATACTCCAATTATAGTAATAACAGCTAAAGATTCAGTTTTAGATAAAGTAGAGCTTTTAGACTTAGGAGCAAATGATTATATTTGTAAACCTTTTGCAATGGAAGAATTATTAGCAAGAATTAGAGTGGTAACAAGAAATAAAGAAAACTCAAATAATAAACATTTTTATTTAGAAAATGAAATAAAAATGGATGTTTCAGCTAAAAAAGTATTTTTAAATGAAATAGAAATAAGTCTTACAAAGACTGAATTTTTAATATTAGAATATTTTATGAAAAATAAGGGATTATCTTGTTCGAGAGAAAAAATAATAGTAGGTGTTTGGGGTTATGATTTTGATGGTGAGGAAAAAATTGTAGATGTATATATTAATTCACTTAGAAAAAAGATAGATCCTAAAAGCTATTATATTCATACTATTCGTGGTTTTGGTTATATATTTCAATATAAAGAGGATTAA
- a CDS encoding uracil-DNA glycosylase family protein has translation MNRDEKLKKIIEEIKNDEENKKYTEQGIEPLFSAPKEAKIVIVGQAPGIKAQENKLYWKDKSGDKLRVWTGIDEKTFYSSNLLAIIPMDFYYPGKGKSGDLPPRKDFGDKWHHKILELLPNVELFILIGKYAQEFYLKGKLKDNLTDTVKAYKEYLPKFFPIVHPSPLNIGWLKKNTWFEEEVVPTLREMVTKIMKK, from the coding sequence ATGAATAGAGATGAAAAATTAAAGAAAATTATTGAAGAAATTAAAAATGACGAAGAAAATAAAAAATATACAGAACAAGGGATTGAGCCACTTTTTTCTGCACCAAAAGAAGCTAAAATTGTTATTGTTGGACAAGCACCTGGAATAAAGGCTCAGGAAAATAAATTATATTGGAAAGATAAGAGTGGTGATAAGTTAAGAGTTTGGACAGGGATAGATGAAAAAACTTTTTATAGTTCTAATTTACTTGCTATAATACCTATGGATTTTTACTATCCAGGAAAAGGAAAAAGTGGTGATTTACCACCAAGAAAAGATTTTGGAGATAAATGGCATCATAAAATTTTAGAGCTTCTACCAAATGTTGAGCTTTTTATATTAATAGGAAAATATGCCCAAGAATTTTATTTAAAGGGCAAACTAAAAGATAACCTTACAGACACTGTTAAGGCATATAAAGAATATCTTCCTAAATTTTTTCCAATAGTTCACCCTTCACCTTTAAATATTGGCTGGTTAAAGAAAAACACTTGGTTTGAAGAAGAAGTTGTGCCTACATTAAGAGAAATGGTAACAAAAATTATGAAAAAATAG
- a CDS encoding C4-dicarboxylate TRAP transporter substrate-binding protein yields MKKILSLIFLSLLTLALVACGGKKEEATKEGGETKQEARVIKVTTKFVDDEQTAKSLVKVVEAVNQRSNGTLELQLFTSGTLPIGKDGMEQVANGSDWILVDGVNFLGDYVPDYNAVTGPMLYQSFEEYLRMVKTPLVQDLNAQALEKGIKVLSLDWLFGFRNIEAKKPIKTPEDMKGLKLRVPTSQLYTFTIEAMGGNPVAMPYPDTYAALQQGVIDGLEGSILSFYGTKQYENVKEYSLTRHLLGVSAVCISKKCWDSLTDEQRTIIQEEFDKGALDNLTETQKLEDEYAQKLKDNGVTFHEVDAEAFNKAVAPVYDKFPKWTPGIYDKIMENLTQIREDIKNGK; encoded by the coding sequence ATGAAAAAGATTTTATCTTTGATTTTCTTATCACTTCTTACTTTGGCACTAGTTGCTTGTGGTGGAAAAAAAGAAGAAGCTACAAAAGAAGGTGGAGAAACAAAACAAGAAGCAAGAGTAATTAAAGTTACAACAAAATTTGTTGATGATGAACAAACAGCAAAATCATTAGTAAAAGTTGTAGAAGCAGTTAATCAAAGAAGTAATGGAACTTTAGAATTACAATTATTTACAAGTGGAACTTTACCAATTGGTAAAGATGGTATGGAACAAGTTGCAAATGGCTCAGATTGGATATTAGTAGACGGTGTAAATTTCTTAGGCGATTATGTACCAGATTACAATGCAGTTACAGGACCTATGTTATATCAATCATTTGAAGAATATTTAAGAATGGTAAAAACTCCATTAGTTCAAGACTTAAATGCACAAGCTCTTGAAAAAGGAATTAAAGTATTATCTTTAGATTGGTTATTTGGATTTAGAAATATTGAAGCTAAAAAACCTATAAAAACTCCTGAAGATATGAAAGGTTTAAAATTAAGAGTTCCTACTAGCCAATTATATACATTCACTATTGAAGCTATGGGAGGAAATCCAGTTGCAATGCCTTATCCTGATACTTATGCAGCATTACAACAAGGTGTTATAGATGGACTTGAAGGTTCTATTTTAAGTTTTTATGGAACAAAACAATATGAAAATGTAAAAGAATACTCTTTAACTCGTCACTTACTTGGAGTTTCAGCAGTATGTATTTCAAAAAAATGTTGGGATAGTTTAACTGATGAACAAAGAACAATAATTCAAGAAGAATTTGATAAAGGTGCTCTAGACAACTTAACTGAAACACAAAAATTGGAAGATGAATATGCACAAAAATTAAAAGATAATGGAGTAACTTTCCATGAAGTTGATGCTGAAGCATTCAATAAAGCAGTTGCACCAGTTTATGATAAATTCCCTAAATGGACTCCTGGAATCTATGATAAGATTATGGAAAATCTTACTCAAATCAGAGAAGACATTAAAAATGGAAAATAA